DNA from Candidatus Ishikawaella capsulata Mpkobe:
ATCTTATGTATGGGTTTACTGAACAATGTCTGAAAGAAGCATTAGATGATCTCAATCAAGCCATTAAGTATAATATTCCACATATTTCTTGGTATCAGTTAACTATTGAACCAAATACATTATTTTACTCATGTCCACCAAAATTGCCTGATGAAGATATAATTTGGGATATTTTTGTACATGGGCATAAATTACTAGAATCATCAGGATATTATCAATATGAAGTATCTGCATATTCTAAGTTAGGTTATTATTGTCTCCATAATCTTAATTATTGGCGCTTTGGAGACTATATAGGAATCGGTTGTGGAGCACATGGTAAATTAACTCAGTTAGATGGACGTATTATACGCACTATTAAAACAAATCATCCTCGTATTTTTATGAAAGGTATATATTTAAATAAAATCTGGAAAGTCAATGAATCAGAAATACCTTTTGAATATTTCCTAAATCGTTTTCGCCTTATAGAACCTATTCCACGTAAAGAATTTACGGACTATACTGGTATATCCGAAGATTTTATAAGACCGCAGATAATTCAAGCTATTTCTGAAGGTTATATCACAGAGAATAATAAAAATTGGCAAACTACAGAAAAAGGTAAGTTATTTCTTAATTCTTTATTACAAATATTTATCAATAATAATTAATAGAAACAACGTGTTTTTTATATATGAATAAAATATATTTTACACTTTCAGGAATTTAATATCCCAGATCTCCTGTCCCATTATATGCGCACGTTGTTCAAATTTCGTTAAAATTCTGTTTGAAGGCCGAGTTACAGCAGAATAAACAGATTGTTTTTTATATCCTCTTATGCCATTTAGGATATTTAAAATGTGTTCTGCATAGTTTTTAGAATCGGTTACTATATGAAAAAACCCTCCTATCTTTAGTTTTCTTAGTATTAATTCCGCAAAGGGAATTTGAACAATCCTTCTTTTGTTATGACGTTTTTTTTCCCATGTATCAGGAAAAAAAAGTTGTACTGTAAATAATGAACTATCAGGTATCATATATTCTAATACTTCAACGGCATTATGATGTATTAAGCGTAAATTTGTAATTTTTTCTCTCGTTGCTAAATTAATACAACTGCTAATACCAGGTATATATACTTCTATACCTAAAAAATTTTGAGAAAAATTTAATTTAGTCATCTCAACTAATGAATCACCTCGGCCAAATCCAATTTCCATTACAACTGGAGCATCATTGCCAAATAATGAAACCATATTAATAGTATCGTAACTGAAATTTACT
Protein-coding regions in this window:
- the trmB gene encoding tRNA (guanosine(46)-N7)-methyltransferase TrmB, with the protein product MINICQNKYNKNTTQFFYIRSFVLRQRRLTKHKKHIIENKSNLLVNFSYDTINMVSLFGNDAPVVMEIGFGRGDSLVEMTKLNFSQNFLGIEVYIPGISSCINLATREKITNLRLIHHNAVEVLEYMIPDSSLFTVQLFFPDTWEKKRHNKRRIVQIPFAELILRKLKIGGFFHIVTDSKNYAEHILNILNGIRGYKKQSVYSAVTRPSNRILTKFEQRAHIMGQEIWDIKFLKV
- the hemW gene encoding radical SAM family heme chaperone HemW; translation: MPNENLPPLSLYIHIPWCVKKCPYCDFNSYASDKTIPHFEYVKHLLDDLQENLPLIVPREINTIFIGGGTPTLLHSKAINILINHIKILLPISNNAEITIEANPETIYSNQFKYYQQAGINRISLGVQTFKQKHLELLCRNHGIKEIQYAIKAIKLLKLRSFNIDLMYGFTEQCLKEALDDLNQAIKYNIPHISWYQLTIEPNTLFYSCPPKLPDEDIIWDIFVHGHKLLESSGYYQYEVSAYSKLGYYCLHNLNYWRFGDYIGIGCGAHGKLTQLDGRIIRTIKTNHPRIFMKGIYLNKIWKVNESEIPFEYFLNRFRLIEPIPRKEFTDYTGISEDFIRPQIIQAISEGYITENNKNWQTTEKGKLFLNSLLQIFINNN